AGTAACCATGGCCAAACTCCAGGCCATACTCCATGTAGTCGGTTGAACCATAGAAGCCTCTCTCTTTAGCGAttatcttcttttcttgcaCATTGAAGGCAAACTGAGCGCATAAGGCCTTGTAAACGTCGCTCAAGCTTGGAGGTGAACCACCCTCAGGGGAGAATCGAGCACACCACGTGAGGACATGTTGAACGATGGTCAAGCAGGCATCATGCAACGGGAACAAGACATCGTTGGTATCCTTAGCAGAGGATAGGACGCGGTATGAACTTCCTCCGAGTCGGAAGTACAAACCTTCCGTGAAGGCCCAGTCGGCAAAATCGGAAACGAAAAGCCCTGGAGTTGTGGATTCGTTTCTCGGCCTGAGGGTTGGAATGTCAGCGTCTTACGAGCACCATGAAACTTGTGTACTGATTGAGTAAAGGAACCTCTAGTCTTTCCAGGTCATGGATATTACATACATGCGAAAGGGAGGAGTGGTAAATTTCTCCAAGCTCGATGTGGCGCCGAGAAGCCGAAACCTACATAGCCACTGCCAAAATAGTAAGGTCAGTGGTCGATATCGTAACGATTAATAATCTGAAAGAAGAAAGGGCTGAGTTCAAGAGTTGAGCAAGTAAGAAAATAGGTGCCGAagcttgggcttctccttgatcccAAAAACTGGGGGCGCGTTGCAGTTGCATCCACAGCGGCCGATCCTTGCAACAACCCAAAGAGGCAGGACGACAGATTCAAGAGATTTGTCTTGCAAAAGCAACATGCTTACCTGCTTTGTTTCATCTTCGAGAGAGTCTTCGGATGCCCAGTTGTGTTCTTCATCAAAGACTTCGTCGCGAGGGGGGATGTCAAAGGGACAGCCACACACAACGCAATAGACGAATGAGAACCCCATGTTGGGATAATCGAGCTGGAGTTGATCAGGGTGGGTGCATTTGGTCAAGAGTTGTAAGGCTTCTGCATGAGAGCAACCGGCGGCTATAAACAATGGAAATTGAAGGGACGGCGTCATCATTTGGCGTGCATGACATTAAACACCATGTTCTGTTGCGACTGGCTCAAAATCTCCGACAATGGGGACGGGAATGGCTTATTGGTAGGGCTGATCAGACTAGCGGCAGCCATGGTGCGGGAGTCGATTTGTCTTGTCAGCTCAGGCTTGACTCCTGAACAAGAGCTGAAGCGAAGTTGACCACTTAGCGTGTGAGAGTGGCAGTCTAGGGCTGACCAAGAAACATTGGTCATTCATGGGTAGGTATTTGTTATTCGGTTGTGATTTGCTGAGCCGACCCGACGATTGCAACACAAGAGGGTTCCTTGTATTAAAAATTGGGACTTTGGGATTTTGATCAGCGGAAGACGCAGGTCCCGGCATGCTTTCCCGACCTTGGTCGCGGCAGTTAAGGGGACTAATGAGTTGATTCCAAAGCCGCGGGCGGCTCACGATGTGACTCGCGGCGCGGCGACGGCGGAGTTGTAAGTGCCGCCCGCCGAGATGCCCGACTTCAGTCACTGGATGGCTGATACGAGAGGGTGTCTGCGTGTAAGATATAAGACTTCCCGATCATGGCATCACCGAGTCAGGTTTCAGCCTGCCAGCCTTGACCCAACTCTCCTTCTCTTGTTTGTTTTTGTCATTCCTTTCCCAAAACAGTCCTTCTTTATTACCATCCATTCACTCATTACCTTTCACAAACATGCGGCCCTCTTTGGGGTTGGCTGCGGCCGCCCTGCTCTTCTCCGGAGCCCAGGCCGGCATTCCCCGGCTGTTTCCCCGAGCCGAGACGGATGCCACTACAACTCCCGAGCCGGAGACTACCACGTCTCACTTCCCTCTCCCTTTTGAGAGCAGCACTACCGAGTCTGTTCCTACTACCGACACGGCTGGCCAGGTTGGTTCAACTAGCGGAGAGGTTTCTTCCGAGACCGAGGCTGGACCTACTGAGACCGCCGTCCCCACGACCGACATCTCTATCGGACCTGGCGGAGAGGTAACCATCCCCGGTGTCATTACTGTCCCAAGTGCCAGTCTCCCTACTGGCTTCCAACCCACCGGCACCGCCGCCTTTGTTGGAGTGGGCCCTGCTGCTACGAACGCGGCAAGTTCCTTCTCCGACGTCGCTGCTGCGGCTTCGGCCATCGCCGCCAACCCATCGCCCTCTGTCGAAGAGATCGAAGCTTTCCAGAAGCAAGCCCAGGATGAGTTCGAGGATCTCTCTCACATCGATGCTCAGCTCAAGCAGATTGACCCGGACAGCCTTAGCGAGGATGACTCCCACAAGGTCGAAAAGTCTATTGCTGGATTAGCTGCCCTTCTCGCCTGGTACTCGACGCAGCTTTCAGCAATTGCTCCGGTTGTCGCCACACCGGCTTTGGCGACTGGAGTCTTTGCTGAACTTGCGCCGGCCTTTGCCGCCGTTGCTGCTGGCGAGCTCTTGTCAAACGCCTTGGACGAcatcaaggactttgacaacgatgatggcgacaacaacgatgatgacgatcaGACAACTGATTCTGAAGACAAACCGACAAGCACTCAAGAAGAGTCAACAGCCATGTCATCAACCGAGACCACTACCACGACTTCCAGCACCGGCAGCTGCAGCGCCCTCCCTTACAAGCTCGAGCTTCCCGACGAGATTGACGAGGCTGATGGGACGGATAACCCAGAAGAGATGAAGCGGTCTATCGCAGGACGAGTTTACCTCGAGGAACGCGCCGTCCTTGTCAAGAGGGCACGAAGCCCCTTCTTTGGAGACTGCAAGCCCGCCGAAACCCCCAAGTTCCCAAACAACCCAAATGCCAAAGGTCTTGACCAGGCTGAGCAGCACCCTAGGGCCGGTACCAACGGGAACTATAATAGGGATGTGCAGAGGTGGTATGATCGCAAGGTGCGCTGTGATGAGGATCTGAGACCTGGCTGGGAGCAGATCAACACGGCCGAAGTCAAGGCGCAGGAGAAGGGACTTGCCAATTTCAACGTCGACCATGTCTGGGAGCTCAAGTTTTTCACCGACTTCTTCGAGACGCAGCTTTTGCCGGGTGGCAGGAACAGCAACCCCAAGCTCACCTGTGACGAGTTCAACGCCATCTTCCCCAAGTGCATTCTGACCACGGTCGTGAACCAAGTCCCGGGCCCTAATAATGCCGAGTTTGTTGCTATGCAGCGAGAGCTCAACAACATGAAGGGCGCATTCTTCAAGATTGGCGAACTTGAGCAGCCTGGCTTCACTGCGAAGTTTGCGGGCTCGACTGATCTCAAGATCGAAGCCCTACAGACTATTGGTATCTCTGTCGACATCTTCAACCAGGGGCCTGTCAAGGCACTCTTCGAGAGGACCAACCAGCGACTGTACAACACCTTCCGAGGCATCGACGACCGTGTGCGAGACAACGAGATTACCATCTCCGGCGGCGAGTTCAGCTTCGCTGAGCTGTACGAGAGCTTCATGGCTGACCGTCTTGACCGCGGAACGGCTGAGGCTTGGCAGTTTGTGCAGCACTGGAGTGCCGAAATCGAGTCGgacatcaaggagcttgacCCTGACGATGAGGATACCCAGAAGCTGCTGAAGAACTATGAGGGGTTCGCAAAGAGCCCCTACGCCGTCGAGGGCCATTACTCGTTCCTTGCCAATAGGGATCTGGCGGGCGCTGGTGGAGATCCTATGAAGTTTGCCAAGCGGGATCTCTGGGGACGAGATGGGTCATGCCCTTTGAACCAGCCGGAGACGACTAGCGAGGAGGTCACATCTACGGCTGAGCCGACCAGCACTGAGGAGGCTATAgctaccaccaccacgacgGAGGAAGTCGCCGAGGCAACCACCACAACCGAAGAAGCTGTCGAGACATCTACCAGCCAGGAAACCACGTCTACGACCTTTTCCACTGCGACTACCTCCAGTCAAGCTGCTGAagaaacgacgacgacggagcAACAAGAGTCTACAAGTACCCAGAAGAGGCCCAACGCGCAGACGGTTACCACCAATGGCATGGTCTGCGTGCTGATTGAGGGATCAAACAACCCCGTTTGTCAGCCTCTCGAGACACCAACTCCTAACCCTGCTGGAACCAATGTCGTAAGTACTAACCTCGAAGTTCAAATGCGAAAGCTAGCTAACAAGTTCAATAGCACGTTCAAAAAGGATGCattctcatcaacaacagcccTCGATGCGCTTCCGATGCAGGTGCCATCTCCAGTGTCTACGAGAGCTCCTACAGTACGTTGTTTGATTCCAAGATCACCGACGCAGAATAAACTCTAACCCTCATTCTCAATAGACGTTGCCTCCAGCCCCGATGAGCCCTACAGCACTGTGCTAGTCCTGTCCGGCTTCGACGCCAACAACGACAACCACCTTCACGCCACTGCCACTTGCCAGCTCCAAGCTCGCTGGCCCGCCAACTATGGCGATGTCACTTTCGGCGAGGATGGCTGTCTTTACGACGCTGGAAACAACAAGATCTTTGATCAATGCTGCAGCTCTCCTGACCCCAACAACAGCGGCCCCGCCACGAATCCCTACGTCGCTCCGGCCCCTGGCGATGCCTCGCAGGATCACGGCAATCATGACGGATCTGCCATCTGCAGGTCCATCTCTAAGGACACCTGTCTCCTGGCTGCTTCTCGTTACGTCGACGACATTGTCTATCACCAATATACCTCTGCTGTGTGGCCGGATGACACTGGAAAAGACATCGCCAATATGATTTTCCCCATCGCCGGCCCAGCCATCGAAGATTTCTTTGGCATCAACTACGGCTGCACAGTCATCTGGACTTGCGACAACGACGATGCCTTCTCCCGTGGTATGACGGGCAAGCAGATCAAGGACTCGATGCTCAACATTTACAACCTCAACGGCGCCAAGGGTTGCGGAAGCACGTATCTGAACAACGGATGCCACATTACTGTTAACGGATGCAACAACTGTGAGGATAGGGGTCGTGGCGGCACCATCTGGAACCCTTATGATGTTGCGAGCGGGTCGTATGGCGATGCCAGCGATGGGTTCCCTCCTCGGCGGTAAGGGGTTGTTCGATGATGGACGAAACGGCTagaatactatatattacctaCGCTTTAAACTtctctataaatattattacacTTTTACTTTGAAtcatcttggcctttgcCACTCATCCTGGATCGAGCACTAACGGGAAGAAATGGCGGACTTCCATTAGAGTGAGGGGAGGAAGATCTTGGACAGCTGACAAAGTGTAGTTGCGGAGTTTCAGGTTGTTGTAGGTACCGACAATGGGCCGTACAGTCACGTCTTGCTAGGTGCCTGGGCGGCTTAAAGATAATGCAGTGGATGGCTCGCGCCATGGATGGGCTCGCCCATCGACTAAGAACTCCATACTCAGCAAagaaaagaacaagaaaaCAGACCCTAGATGGACACCAGACTCgctgaagaggaaaaaaagaccCCAACAACAATCGCCGGCTCGCGCCGCGTGTCAAACTGAGAAGAGTGAATACATCTGGCTGGCTCTCGctgaaaagaaaaagaaaaagaaagaacttCATGGCCCAAGTCCGCCATCCTGCTTAgatcacacacacacacattcCTTCCAATGGTTGAAAGAGTTGAGAAATCGCCTGAGGCTATCACCTCTCAACGGGGGATAGAGTTGGTCGGTCGGTCGGTCAGTTGTGGTGCCGTCGTCGGCATGAAGGGCGAAAAAACAAAAGAAGGTCGAGTCTGCGGAAGCGAACTCTCAACTTTCACAGCAGGCGAAGGCGAGCCGCTGCGCTGTTGTTTGAGGATGGGGATCTCTCCCTCTTGTTGCTATCCCGGGGAGCGCCAGTGGGAGGGGCGTCGTCATCGGAGTCTTCAATGACAATACTGGAGGAGACAGTACTGCCAGGGACGGTGGATGGTTGAGCTCGCGCTCTGGAATTGGTATTGTCGGTAGGGTTGGGTGGGGGGACGttgtcctcttcctcatcctcatctccgTCGTCCGAGATGACGGCAGTGTTGTCGGCTGCCCTTGCCTCTGATGCGGAGGGCAGATTTTCATCGTCTGGGACGATGATGGGGTTGCTGGCGGCACCTGGCAGCCTGGCGGGGGGACTCTGCGAAGACATGGCAAGAGCTGAGGCATTGtgaataataatcttatttcaAAAAAGACAACAATAACTACTTACCGTTGATTGAAAGTCGATTGAAGCCCAGTGACTTCAAGTTGTAGTTGGTATGGTTGTAGATGTGAGGTTTCGAGAAGGAAGGATGGGGACATGTCGTCGATGAAAATACGTTGGGGCACCAGTTGGGACATCAGTGGcagtcaaggacaagagcaATGAGGAAGGAGTAGACCATTTTGCACCTTCCACAACTTGAGGAAGGAGCTCTCTTTCAGTAGAAGTTGGCTGAAGTGGATAGAGGCAAGACCTTAGGGTGCACAGACTAAGGATCAGGGGGGGGGGGGCAGGGACGCTTCTCGCGGCGAGAGTGATTCCTTAGGGTACCAAAGCCGAAGTCATATCACGGGGAGAAGATCCATCAAGACGTTCAGTGGGATCAAGGGCGAAGCGAGTCTTGGGCCGTTTGGTAGGTAGTCAAACGCAGGCCAAATCGGCACTCTCCTGCGCATCAACCATTTGTCTAACTTGGGTCCACCTTCAGCTCTACGTTAGGTCGACCTAAGGTGGAACGAAAGGTTGGCCTTACGTTCTATGGCAGTAGGCCAGCATCCATGGCAGTAATCACACCCACGAAGACTCTGGCAATGCAGTTTTACCTAACAACGCGGGCAACATTTCATAGGGACAGAGTAAAAGCATGAGGCTATTAAAGTTCATGGGCTCTTAAACTATTAATCGCCAGCTGGCGTATAAGGCAAGCGGAAAATGTTTGATCACCTTATTGACAAGTGCTATGGCGAGCACTTCTTATTTCAGCCTGGCTAGCCGGATGGCTGCTCAACTTGGATCACCCTTGGCTATGGCAGAGGCAGTCAACATCGTGTGGGTATTACTACGCAAAGGATGAAAGTGAAAGCATTGATCAAATGCAATGGAACTTGGACGGCAGGACAGTCGCATCTATTAAGAGCAAGCCACAATCAGGTCCCAGAAAGCCATCCATTTGTATTATCCCATTCCTTTCTCTCCTCTGTACCAGTTATCTAGCCCATGGATCTCGTGTCGCGAAGGAAATGCAAAGAGTATCTAGCCATGACAGGGTATGTTTGCAGCACGATCAAGACCTGCGTGAATCCAGAGTTGGTAGAGCAACATACCAAAGGCGGTTGTAGAGCTGCCTACGGCGACAGGAAAGTCTAGTCGTGCCCATGATGCTAGGAGCCTCTCTCTGCCAAATGTAAGCAGCTTGGTCAAGGTCTAGGTGTGGGATACTTGCCGGAGCGAGTTTCACGAGCGCTCATGCCGCCGGGGAACCACCATCGGCTGGGTATTAGCTGTGGATGAGATGTGAGTTGCCCGGTCAAAGTATGAAtgtgttgttggtggtgtaaCTTACCGGAGAATTACTGGCATCGGGCGACGGATTTCGAGAAGATAGGAAGCGGTCGTCGATGATGGAATCAAGAAGAGGCAGCCTTGAAGCGGGTGTAGAGTTCTTCGGCGTCCTCAAACCATTCTCGAACACATCCAAAAGCAAGAATAGGCTTAtcgtcaatctcatcctTTGACACGcggtcatcctcatcgactCTCGCTGTAGTCTCCGTGCCGTCGATGGCCCACTTGCAAATGCGGCGTCGGGCCGCGTTGACAACCAGTTCACGGTTGTACATTGTGACCCGCTCGCGCTTGTCCTGGTCGTACTTTTGCATGACCGAGACCTGCAAATCCACCGCGTCGTCAAACTCGTCAGTGAGCTTGACACTGTACTCGCTGCAAGGCTCGCCGTTCTCGTCTCGGAAGAGAAACCCCCATCTGTCGCCGCCGTCCTGACTGTTCACTCCACCCCAAATGTCGTCACACCAATCATCAACCCAAAGTCCATTCATGAGAACGTCTGAGTACGGAATCAAAACAAAATCCAGGAAAACAGGCGCGCCAGCTAAACGGGGGCCTCCAGGAAGGCAACCCTTGCCCAGGTACCGGCCACTCGAGCTGTCACACCGCAGCACGCCAGCTTGAACGCTTGTGTCTTCGAGGCGGGGGGACGCAATTTCGGGCGGGTTGTTTTCCTTGTGGTCGGATGACCAAGACGCAAAGATCTCACCAAGGAAATCTTGGTAGGACAGGGTCTCCCCAGACTGTTTGCGGAGAGGCTTGTGGGCGGTCATGAACAATTCGAAAAGGTCCGCCAGGTGCATCTTTTCGTCTCTGGTGAGATCACTAGCCTTGAGGATCAGAGTGTTGGGAGGACGTGACTCCTTCACGTCGGTGTCGTTGTTGACAATGTCAACCACTCGTTGCTGCTCCCCCTTGGGAGTAGCATCCTGCATGGCAACGTCGCcagacatggtgatggaCGATTAGATGATAAAGACTACTGAATCGCCAGATTTGCTGCAGATGATAGATGGGTACAGCTATGAAAAGATTGCGCGCATACCGAAAGGTGATCGTGCGAGGTACGGTGTTGGTGTGGATGTTGGAGGTTGAGATTGGAGATGGTGAGGGGAGgtagaagagaaagaaaagtgTGAGATGCCTCAATAATAACAGAATCAAAATTTAAGCGAGCCGATGCCCTAATTTCATCAGTTTCGTGAGATTTCTATGTTTTCACGCGTTTGCACTGCTGTTTGACCGGCCGGCACTGTTGTTTGACGGGCTGGCACTGCCATGGTCTTGGGTAAATAACCGGAGGGGAATGCAGACGGAGCCGCATCAATGAGAGAACAATGGAGAGCAATAGAAATAGGTAGCAAGCATTAAAAATATTCAGATACAGTGATGTCCATTGTCTATTGGTTCCGGAGTTGGGTCTTTAACTTGCACCGACGATCTTCAACCCCCCCTTTTCTCAACCCCCAAGTTGCCTCGCCATCTCAGTTCTATCCTTGATCTCTAGCTAGAAAAAAACAGTTCCGCGAATGGGAAATAAATATTCGTGCTATAATAAGATCCTCAACCATTCAAACCGTCCGCCATCATGTGAAAGTGACTGCATGGGGACAAGACATTGAAAACCACAACTCTAAAGCCTGATGATCCTGAACAGCCGATGCACTTTTCAACGATACAGACACCCATGGTGTTATAAATCAcctctaagtatatttcaAGGGGGTCATCGCCGAGCGTCCGGTGTGAGGGGTAGCAGAAACCAGTTTGGGCGCAGTGGTCCGCAGTGTATAGTAATGCCGGTGCTGCCAATGCTCAATGACTCCATGCTTCCTCACCACAAGTTGTATCTTCCATTTAACTAGTTATCTAGTATCTCGTAGCTAACCTGTGCTTCACCAGTCCCGCCAGCTGATGTCAATAAACACGCTGGCGCACTGAACCCATAAGGCCATCCATTAGAGAGTTGCAGCCAGATCGATTGCATGTCAATTAGCTTAGCCGAAGTGTCGCCCGTGGCAAACTTTATGGAAGCCTGTAGATGTGGCAGGGAGATGAGTGAAGGATACCCATCTCCAGGCTGGGGTCGGAAGTCATCGGCGGAATCATCATCAGAATAGGACGATCCCGGGCTGAGCATGTCTTCGTGAATCTCACCCCGGTAGCCAGCCTTATACAAGGTCTTCATCACGTTGAGGGCTATCAGCCATTGCTTGGCGGCCTTCCACTCGGATACCCACGAGGATATGAGCTGTTCGGCTAGTTGGAAGTAGGTCTTGGCTTTCTGCTGGATGTCTTCACCTGAGTAGGATTCATCCTGGGCGTATTCAAGCCAGAGAAACGTGTTGGCGGCAACAAGCAGTGAGGACGCAACCCAGATGGTCTGTAGCGAAGAACGGCCAAACGTGcctccttgttcttggcccGCTAGGTAGGAAAGCATTTCCCCGATTTTCAGGGCATTCGAGACACAAATGTCCAGAAGTGACTGCTCCCTGTGGAGGTAGGACCATCCGGCGCCGTCGACGAGGTCACAAAGCTGGGTGTACATGGCTAGATGAGGCAGATAACATTGATGGGCAACACAGGCAGCACTGTGAAGCAAAAAATGCATGGCAACAAAGGTTGTTCCCGCACCAAGAGTACACTGATCATGGAAATTCGCGGTGCTCCAGCAGAGGCTAGGATGTAGTGACTCGACCCAGGTCTGAAGCGCATGGTACCGAACGGCGAGGATGCTTCGGGGATCCGTGGGTGCAAACTTGTCCAGGTTTCTTCGCGAGTACACAGCAAAGTCGGCCATATCGCTCCAAAGACAAACCGTCTTAATAAGGTACGGACTCAAACCCAAGTCGGATGGACGGCGGTAGGATGCAAGATCACCAAGAGTGACGCCCCTGGTCTCCTCATGATAGACCAGCGATGCATCATTGCTGGGAACGGGTATCCCGACATTCTCGAGGTCAATGGTGCGATGTTTTGCGAGGAAATATGATAACGCTCTGTCAAAGATGAGACAAGCCCAGAGCGTGCGTCGACGGACTTCCTGCTCCTTGAGGCTGTGCTTCTTGTGGAAGTCCTTGTTGAGGCGCATGATTTCAGCCATCCTGATAGCTGTTCCAGCAAAGAGCCAATGACGGGATCCAGAATTGGAGAGGAGTTCGGCTTGGGCAAGCAAGAGGTTGCCCTGGATGTTCGAGACTACAGTGTCGAATTAGCTCTCGGCTCGCTAAATGCCATGCCGAAGAGTGCTTACCGGTCGGCCGGTCCGATGACATCTTTGCCAGGAATCGGGCTTGTTGAAGATAGTGCTTGGAGACGGCAGTGCCGGTCGGAAGCTGGAACAGGGAGAGTGCATCCTGAGATTCGAGGTAACGACTGCAGAGAGCGACAACAGTAGCTGAAAGAAGAGGATCCTGCATGCATTTCTGCTCAAAGTCCGGTCGGTGATCAAAAGAGCAAAAGTCACTGGCAAAGTGACGATCAAAGAAGAGGCCTAGGCACGCTTTGAGGCCGTCGGAGGTGATATCGAGAGGC
The window above is part of the Fusarium falciforme chromosome 3, complete sequence genome. Proteins encoded here:
- a CDS encoding Zn(2)-C6 fungal-type domain-containing protein, which produces MRRTFLRTPQACDACRRRKSKCDGIRPRCKRCASRGIACVWSTPDTSQEPRAAPQTPCSVVQEPQDVIPEPRVTVQTPRTVARVPVVDAEPLDITSDGLKACLGLFFDRHFASDFCSFDHRPDFEQKCMQDPLLSATVVALCSRYLESQDALSLFQLPTGTAVSKHYLQQARFLAKMSSDRPTVSNIQGNLLLAQAELLSNSGSRHWLFAGTAIRMAEIMRLNKDFHKKHSLKEQEVRRRTLWACLIFDRALSYFLAKHRTIDLENVGIPVPSNDASLVYHEETRGVTLGDLASYRRPSDLGLSPYLIKTVCLWSDMADFAVYSRRNLDKFAPTDPRSILAVRYHALQTWVESLHPSLCWSTANFHDQCTLGAGTTFVAMHFLLHSAACVAHQCYLPHLAMYTQLCDLVDGAGWSYLHREQSLLDICVSNALKIGEMLSYLAGQEQGGTFGRSSLQTIWVASSLLVAANTFLWLEYAQDESYSGEDIQQKAKTYFQLAEQLISSWVSEWKAAKQWLIALNVMKTLYKAGYRGEIHEDMLSPGSSYSDDDSADDFRPQPGDGYPSLISLPHLQASIKFATGDTSAKLIDMQSIWLQLSNGWPYGFSAPACLLTSAGGTGEAQVSYEILDN